From the genome of Aeromonas hydrophila subsp. hydrophila ATCC 7966:
GGTGGGCCTGCCGTGGGATCGGCCGGACCTCACGGTCTGGAGCGCCAAGCTGGCGAGCAAGCTGCGCAGCCGGCGCGGCCGGGCTCACCTGGTGGCTCACTCCTTCGGCGCGCTGGCGGCCATCACGGCGGCACGCCAGCAGCCCGACAAGGTGGCCTCGCTGTTCATCGTGGCCCCGGCGGATCCGGCCCGCTTCGGCTTGCCAGACGAGCTGCTGGCAGGATCGCTCAAGGTGTCGGCCCAGCTGGTTGCCAGCCGCAACGATCCCTGGATGAGCTTTGAGCGGGCCGAGTACTGGAGCCGCCAGTGGCAGGTGCCGCTGTTCGATGCCGGCGAGGTGGGCCACATCAATGCCCAGTCCGGCCACGGCGAGTGGAACCAGGGGCTCAACCTGCTCGGCACCCTCTATCGGCGGGCCGAGATGGTGGTGGAGCCGACGCCGGCGGTGTGGGAGCGACGGGCGGCCTTGAGTTTTCGCTGAGCGGCGAGCGTTGATCACAAAGGTTTGGAACAGAGAAGGAGGGCAGGCACCCGACACCGCGACAGTCTGATTTGGATAGCTTGGTACATTGCACGACGCTCCATTTTTAGGTCTTTTATTTATATAAAAGACCTTTTTTTCATTTTATGGCTCTAAAAGCCTTGTCCGCCGCTGTTAGACAAAAAAGTGCTTAGCAAAGGCGTTATTGGTGTTTGTTGCCCCAAACAGGAATGCGCAGAATCGCTGTATCTAATGTTTTTCATAACAAACGGATGCGTTATGCGATTTGGTTCTTACTCCGTGCTGCCGGGCTTCGGCCCGACCCTCGGCTTCAGCCTGCTCTATCTGGGCGTGCTGGTGCTGCTGCCGCTCTCGGCGCTGGTGCTGTTCGCGGTGAACAATCTGACCCTGGCCGAGTTCTGGCAGGTGATAGGTTCGCCGCGGGTGCTCGCCTCTTTTCGTCTGAGCTTCGGGGCTGCCCTGGTGGCGGCGCTGCTCAACGCCCTGTTCGGCCTGATCCTGGCCTGGGTGCTGGTGCGCTACACCTTCCCCGGCCGTCGACTGGTGGATGCCCTGATCGATCTGCCGTTCGCCATGCCCACCGCCGTCTCCGGCATCGCCCTGTGCGCCATCTTCGCCCCCAACGGCTGGATCGGGCAGTGGGTTGCCCCGTTTGGCATCGAGCTCGCCTACAACCCCATCGGGGTGGTGATTGCACTCACCTTCATCGGGCTGCCGTTCGTGGTGCGCACCCTGCAGCCGGTGCTGCGGGAAGCCGAGACCGAGCAGGAGGAGGCCGCCGCCAGCCTGGGCGCCGATCGTTGGCAGACCTTCATCCGGGTGCTGTGGCCGACCCTGGTGCCGGCCCTGCTGACCGGCTTTGCCCTGGCCTTCGCGCGGGCGGTGGGGGAGTACGGCTCCGTCATCTTCATCGCCGGCAACCTGCCGATGGTGTCGGAGATCGCACCGCTGATGATCATGAGCCACCTGGAGGAGTACGACTACGCCGGCGCCTCCGCCATCGCCGTGGTCATGCTGCTGATCTCTTTCATTTTGTTACTGCTTATCAACAAGTTGCAGGCCTGGAGCTGGGCCCGCATCGGAGGGAGCCGGATATGAATGCATCCAACGCAAGCCTGGCGCTGGCCACGGGCGAGGCGGCGCCGACCACTTCGGTGCGCCAGCCACCCGTCATCCGCGAGCCGGTCTGGGTCAAGTGGCTGCTGATCACGGTCGGCCTCGGCTGGTTTGCCGCCCTGCTGCTGCTGCCGCTGGCCACCGTCTTCATCCAGGCGCTGAGCCCTGGCTTGACCTTCTTCTGGCACGCCATCAGCGAGCCGGACGCCCTCAGTGCCCTCGGCCTCACCGCCCTGGTGACCCTCTGCTCGGTGCCCCTCAACCTGCTGTTCGGGGTCGCCGCGGCCTGGGCCATCGCCCGTTTCCGCTTCCCGGGCCGGCAGCTGCTCATCACCATCATCGATCTGCCGTTCTCCGTGTCGCCGGTGATCGCGGGGCTGATGTTCGTGCTGATGTTCGGTAGCCGCGGCTGGTTCGGCGAATGGCTGAGCGAGCACGACATCAAGGTGATCTTCGCCACCCCCGGCATCATCCTGGCCACCACCTTCATCACGGTGCCCTTCGTGGTGCGCGAGCTGCTGCCCCAGATGGAGGCGCGCGGCCCGGAAGAGGAAGAGGCGGCCATCATGCTGGGAGCGAGCGGCCTGCAGATGTTCTGGCGGGTCACCCTGCCCGGCATTCGCTGGAGCCTGATGTACGGCCTGCTGCTCTGTACCGCCCGCGCGGTCGGGGAGTTCGGCGCCGTGTCGGTGGTATCCGGCCACATTCGCGGCCAGACCAACACCCTGCCGCTGCACATCGAGATCCTCTACAACGAGTACCAGACCGGCGCCGCCTTCGCGGTGGCCAGCCTGTTGGCCCTGTTCGGGATCTTCACCCTGCTGGGGGAAACCCTGCTGGCCCGGCTGCGTGCCCAGCCCACTCACTCTCACTGATCACCGAATTCAAGAGGCTGCCATGAGCATTCAGGTACAAGGACTCAACAAGCATTTCAACCAGTACGCGGCGCTGGCCGACATCAACCTCGACTTTCACGATGGTGAGCTGGTGGCGCTGCTCGGCCCCTCTGGCTGCGGCAAGACCACCTTGCTGCGGATCATCGCCGGGCTGGAGCAGGCCGACAGCGGCAGCGTGATCATCCGCGGCGAGGATGCCTCGGATCTGCACGTGCGCGAGCGCAACGTCGGCTTCGTGTTCCAGCACTACGCCCTGTTTCGTCACATGACGGTGTTCGAAAACGTGGCGTTTGGCCTGCGGGTCAAGCCGCGCAGCGAGCGACCGGCCGAGGCGGCGATCCGCGCCCGGGTCAAGGAGCTGCTGGATCTGGTGCAGCTCAGCCACGTGGCCGCGCGCTACCCGACCCAGCTTTCCGGCGGTCAACGTCAGCGGGTCGCGCTGGCCCGCGCGCTGGCGGTGCAGCCCAAGGTGCTGCTGCTGGATGAGCCCTTCGGCGCCCTCGACGCCCAGGTGCGCAAGGAGCTGCGCCGCTGGCTGCGGGAGCTGCACGACGAGCTGCACGTCACCAGCCTGTTCGTCACCCACGATCAGGAGGAGGCGCTGGAGGTGGCGGATCGGGTGGTGCTGATGAACGCCGGCAAGGTCGAGCAGATCGGCACCCCGGCCGAGGTCTACGACCAGCCCGCCAGCTCCTTCGTGCACAGCTTCCTCGGCAGCGTGAACCTGTTTCGCGGCCGGGTGGCCGGGCAGGGGCTCGGCATCGGCGAGCAGCTGCTGGGCGGGCCCATCAGCTCCCAGCTGGCGGAGGGCAGCGCCGCCGTCGCCTATGTGCGTCCCCACGAGCTGGAGATACTGCCAGCGGATGCGCCGGGTGGCATCAGCGCCACCATCACCCGCCTGCTACCCATGGGGCCACGCATCCGGGTGGAACTGCGTGGCAATGGGGATACAAACGGTGCACACTTCGAAGCCGAGCTGAGCAAGGAGGCGGCCCGCGCCTTCAGCCCGGGCCAGGGGGTGCGGCTGGTGGCCAAACAGGCCCAGCTTTACCCGGATTACCAGATTTGAGGGGCAGGCCCCTGGCGGGCCGCGCAGGCAAGCAGCGTGACCATGGCGGGGTCTGCCCGCCTGGGGTACAACAGGGTCAGTATGGCGCTCAGAGTTCAGGCTCTAGCGGCCAGACAAGATAACAACAAGGCGGCGGGGAAGGCCCCGACCGGCCGGTCAGCGCAGGAGGCGATGACGTGAATTTTCAGCAGTTGCGAATTATCCGGGAGGCGGCACGGCGGGATTACAACCTGACCGAGGTGGCCAATGCCCTGTTTACCTCCCAGTCCGGGGTCAGCCGCCATATCCGCGAGCTGGAAGAGGAGCTGGGGATCGAGTTGTTCATCCGCTACGGCAAGCGGCTGCTCGGCATGACCGAGCCGGGCAAGGAGCTGCTGGTGATCGCCGAGCGCATCCTCAACGACGCCAACAACATCCGCAAGCTGGCCAGCACCTTCGCCAACCGCGAGTCGGGCCGGCTGCTGGTGGCGACCACCCATACCCAGGCCCGCTATGCCCTGCCACGAGTGGTGAAGGCGTTTCGCGAGCAGTTCCCGCTGGTGCAGCTGGAGCTGCGCCAGGGCAGCCCGGAGGAGATAGTGCGGCTGGTGCAGACCGGCGAGGTGGACATCGGCATCAGCAGCGAGCAGCTCGACAAGAGCGAAGGGGTGGTGGCGTTTCCCTACTACCGCTGGCACCACAACATAGTGGTGCCGGAGCAGCATCCGCTCACCGCCGAGCGGGAGCTGACCCTGGCGGCGCTGGCCCACTGGCCCATCATCACCTATCAGGCCGGCCTGACCGGGCGGGCGCGGGTGGACGAGGCGTTTGCCGAGGCCGGCATCGCCCCGCAGATCCTGCTGACCGCGCAGGACTCCGACGTCATCAAGACCTATGTCGAGCTGGAGATGGGAGTGGGCATACTGGCGGACATGGCGTTCGACACCCAGCGCGACAAGGGGCTGGTACAGCTGGACGGCAGCCGGTTGTTCGCGCCCCACACCGCCTGGATCGGTCTCAAGCAGGGGCAGTTCCAGCACAACTTCGCCTGGCAGTTCATCCAGCTCTGCAACCCGGAGCTGGCGCTGGCGGACATTCAGGCCCGCGCCATGGGCAGCGAGGCGGCCATCGATTTCCAGATCTGAGGTGGTGCATCAGAGAAAACGGGGAGCCAGTGGCTCCCCGTTTTGTTGATGGTGTCATGCTGTGCCTGCGGATCAGTTCACCTGGATCCAGGCATCCTGCCAATTGGTGCCGACCCCGGGTTCATACTGGGTGGCACTGGCCGACCACTGACTGCACCAGCCGCGATAGGGGAAGGGCTTGCACTGATAGACCTTGCCGTTCTTGGGCTGCAGCACCTTGGTACCGTCGGTGTAGGACTTGAGCCCGTCCGGGAAGGTGAACTGGTAGTCACCGCCGGCGGCCGGATCCTTGAGCATCAGATCCAGGGTCTGCTGCACCGCATCGCCACCGGCCTTGGGTTTGCCCTCGATCACCAGCTGGTGGTGACCGGCGCTGAGCCCGGTCAGCGGCATGGTGAAGCTGTGGGTGCTGTCCTTGATGTCGGCGCTGGTCTGCCCCTTGGCGGCCCCACCGTGATCATACAGGGTGTTGGTGACGGTCAGATCGCCCTCGGCGGCCACGGTAAAGTTGAGGGTAAGCTTGCCCTCGTCGAGCAGGTAGTCGCTCTCCAGGCCGCTCACGCTGACACCGTTGCTCACCGGCGGCTGCTGTTGTTCGAGCTGGATCTCGACTCGCTCCAGGGCGCTGCCCGCCTTGAAGTAGACCGGGTTCTGGCCGTAGATAGGGTTGAACTGGCCTTCGCCGCTCTGCTGGCCGGCGCGGATCTGGCTCTGCTCTGCATTGATCTTGGTCGCCAGGGCGTGGGCCCAGTTGTTCTTCTGGCCCTGCTCCGGGCTGGCGATGGTCAGCTCGGTCTGCAGATCGGGGCGCACGCCGTTGGCGTCGAACACCAGGGTTCTGGCCTTGTCGCCGACCGCCAGCTCGGTGGAAGGATAGATGGTGCCGCCCTGGCTCCAGGCCAGCGGCGGCTGGGTGCCGCCCTTGAAGTTGGCGTCGATCACGTTATAGAAGCTGTTGCTGGTGTCCCCCACTTCCCACACCCCCAGGATCACCTGATAGCCGGTGCGCTGGGGTAGGTTGCACTGGTGGGTGACCTGCTTGGGCGGCTGGGTCATGTTGCCGTCCA
Proteins encoded in this window:
- a CDS encoding RBBP9/YdeN family alpha/beta hydrolase; the protein is MNKILLVPGLHNSGPDHWQSRWHQYFPHWQRMVGLPWDRPDLTVWSAKLASKLRSRRGRAHLVAHSFGALAAITAARQQPDKVASLFIVAPADPARFGLPDELLAGSLKVSAQLVASRNDPWMSFERAEYWSRQWQVPLFDAGEVGHINAQSGHGEWNQGLNLLGTLYRRAEMVVEPTPAVWERRAALSFR
- the cysT gene encoding sulfate ABC transporter permease subunit CysT, giving the protein MRFGSYSVLPGFGPTLGFSLLYLGVLVLLPLSALVLFAVNNLTLAEFWQVIGSPRVLASFRLSFGAALVAALLNALFGLILAWVLVRYTFPGRRLVDALIDLPFAMPTAVSGIALCAIFAPNGWIGQWVAPFGIELAYNPIGVVIALTFIGLPFVVRTLQPVLREAETEQEEAAASLGADRWQTFIRVLWPTLVPALLTGFALAFARAVGEYGSVIFIAGNLPMVSEIAPLMIMSHLEEYDYAGASAIAVVMLLISFILLLLINKLQAWSWARIGGSRI
- the cysW gene encoding sulfate ABC transporter permease subunit CysW codes for the protein MNASNASLALATGEAAPTTSVRQPPVIREPVWVKWLLITVGLGWFAALLLLPLATVFIQALSPGLTFFWHAISEPDALSALGLTALVTLCSVPLNLLFGVAAAWAIARFRFPGRQLLITIIDLPFSVSPVIAGLMFVLMFGSRGWFGEWLSEHDIKVIFATPGIILATTFITVPFVVRELLPQMEARGPEEEEAAIMLGASGLQMFWRVTLPGIRWSLMYGLLLCTARAVGEFGAVSVVSGHIRGQTNTLPLHIEILYNEYQTGAAFAVASLLALFGIFTLLGETLLARLRAQPTHSH
- a CDS encoding sulfate/molybdate ABC transporter ATP-binding protein — its product is MSIQVQGLNKHFNQYAALADINLDFHDGELVALLGPSGCGKTTLLRIIAGLEQADSGSVIIRGEDASDLHVRERNVGFVFQHYALFRHMTVFENVAFGLRVKPRSERPAEAAIRARVKELLDLVQLSHVAARYPTQLSGGQRQRVALARALAVQPKVLLLDEPFGALDAQVRKELRRWLRELHDELHVTSLFVTHDQEEALEVADRVVLMNAGKVEQIGTPAEVYDQPASSFVHSFLGSVNLFRGRVAGQGLGIGEQLLGGPISSQLAEGSAAVAYVRPHELEILPADAPGGISATITRLLPMGPRIRVELRGNGDTNGAHFEAELSKEAARAFSPGQGVRLVAKQAQLYPDYQI
- the cbl gene encoding HTH-type transcriptional regulator Cbl, with protein sequence MNFQQLRIIREAARRDYNLTEVANALFTSQSGVSRHIRELEEELGIELFIRYGKRLLGMTEPGKELLVIAERILNDANNIRKLASTFANRESGRLLVATTHTQARYALPRVVKAFREQFPLVQLELRQGSPEEIVRLVQTGEVDIGISSEQLDKSEGVVAFPYYRWHHNIVVPEQHPLTAERELTLAALAHWPIITYQAGLTGRARVDEAFAEAGIAPQILLTAQDSDVIKTYVELEMGVGILADMAFDTQRDKGLVQLDGSRLFAPHTAWIGLKQGQFQHNFAWQFIQLCNPELALADIQARAMGSEAAIDFQI
- the gbpA gene encoding N-acetylglucosamine-binding protein GbpA is translated as MAAKIQLNHVAATLALLVSGSVLAHGYISQPESRNYLCKTGGNSQCGAVQWEPQSVEGPSGFPQAGPPDGQIASAGSASWRELNAQTSDRWTRREVQAGPFAISWTFTANHVTRNWRYYLTKQDWNPNQPLTRAAFELTPFCVVDGNMTQPPKQVTHQCNLPQRTGYQVILGVWEVGDTSNSFYNVIDANFKGGTQPPLAWSQGGTIYPSTELAVGDKARTLVFDANGVRPDLQTELTIASPEQGQKNNWAHALATKINAEQSQIRAGQQSGEGQFNPIYGQNPVYFKAGSALERVEIQLEQQQPPVSNGVSVSGLESDYLLDEGKLTLNFTVAAEGDLTVTNTLYDHGGAAKGQTSADIKDSTHSFTMPLTGLSAGHHQLVIEGKPKAGGDAVQQTLDLMLKDPAAGGDYQFTFPDGLKSYTDGTKVLQPKNGKVYQCKPFPYRGWCSQWSASATQYEPGVGTNWQDAWIQVN